A segment of the Gossypium hirsutum isolate 1008001.06 chromosome D10, Gossypium_hirsutum_v2.1, whole genome shotgun sequence genome:
TAAGTATGTATTtatctgtatacgagcatgttaaacatgtttattctattatttttgcATTTGTATTTTGTATTTGTGTTTGGGGTAAGATTTGTATATGCGAAGGAAGTGTTCTGTATGACGAATTTTCTCCTAaattctggcagcttgactgcatattattcTGTTATGTGTCGCATTggcactatatggtgtgtagggatgggtgagtgtttttaaccccacttggtgtgatgggatggttggagatggtgtgtagaggatggtgTGTAGAGAGGATGGTGTCTGATCTATACAAGTAACTCTCAGTTATAGGCGAGTCGGTATGACGGAGGCTCAGCGGTGAGCATTCGTTGGGAAACTGTTTCCTCATTACTATTAGTTTTAGTATTTTAAATTCTGGATTTATTTTAGAGATTGTAttttttgggactctctggatTGTACGATTTTAACTGTTGGTTTTGGTTTTGTtgcatttatgtttttttagaaTTATGGTGATTGACAAATAGCGgttttatgtgaataaatattttgaaaacacgagcgaATGGTTTTGTTTTAAACGGTTTTCAAACTTCTGCTGCAATATAATTGACTAACTTTAAAGAACAACATGTAACAGTTTTagtaacatatacatataaatgaatatgttttataaaaCTTGGTCGTTTTGTCAAGTAACTAAACGGTGATTTAGCAAAGTTTCATCGGTTTCAAAGCCTTTCTTTGTAACACtcccagattcggccataacgtctaggccgggtttagggtgttacatcaagaaattctatatccttttgggattttaaatccttcagggattttcatataaattccATTATCAAGTGTATCGTATAAATaggctgtaacaacatccattagatgcatgtcaagttttttCAAGTACTGTcagactaataagatatctaaatgtgattgtatccaccacaggagaatatgtctcttcataatcaatgccaggcCTTTGCAAAAATCCTCGTGCTACAAGTTgagctttatatcttacgacttcatGAATTCCATTTCATTTTCGCACAAATGcccatttatatcctaccgaCTTTACACCTTTAGGTATTTGGACTACAAGTCCAAAAACTTCACGTTTATAAAGTGAATTCTATTCTacttgaattgcatctttccattttggtcaatcttttctattttttacatTCCTTAGTAGATTTAGACtcaagatcctcattttcttttgttttttcaatAGCAAAATTGTTGCCACAActacttttttttattccatCTTTTTCTCGTATTGATATAACTTATTGAGAactctttattttcatcattttcattttcacttttaggtacctgaatctcttcttgagttttataattagttatgttAAGGGTTTCTTTAGGAACCCCCGCCTCCGCtatttgatcattttaaatgtTTGCTCCTTTTCTTTTatgaggatttttatctttgaaaCCAACCGGTCTTCCACGCTTCAAGCATGAATTACTTTCTTTTTCACTAATAGTTTGTCCTATTAGGGcatcaattcgtattggagcaGTTTTAGCTGTAATGTAAGATTTATTGAATCTggcagttgatttgtaaaatgaattatctatTGAAATTTTGGTTCACATTACTTTGTACGAGGATCTTagacattgataattcatttcaagtactttattaaatcaactttttattctctccccctaatgttgggaaaactaaCAACTCATGTCATAAGTAAATATCGATTTAATAGCTCAACAGTATTACAAGTagactcataaaaatatatattcccAATCTCTTATTATGaatcatctttgtgcgttgtggtggagcagttggaacatatacctcacatccaaaaattgtaagatgagaaatatttggctcttgaccaaaaatcaattataatgaggagtatttataatttattggcttgatgcgtacaacatgtaaatcaatacaatatcatgctgaaatagaaagttttattctcataagtaatgatttagctattagctggaggcatttgataaatgattcagcTATATCGTTTTATGTGTGAACATAAACTAcaagatgttcaacttttatcccaattgacatacaataattattaaaaactcGAGACATAAACTCACCAACAtaagcaagatgaattgttttaattgcataatctaaaattaatcatttaaacaagcaatatCGCAAACGACAGTTTGCGAGTTGATaacgcatgtgattattttgtagatgcatctaccaaaatcatataatgtaaaaatcattcacatggtggatgaatgagcccatattcatttcagaaatgcaaaacattaaatctcaactttagctagtgagtttctaagaatcatttttcattgagaacaaacaacaattgataattctttaaattaaagaatcttctggttctttaatgatgtccatatgaattctcaattaattttcccATCATATATaatccaggatggtctaactggtatGCCAAGTAGTAAATTCATTTGATttagtaaacttctagtttactttaacatgtgtttcaattgtactaaattgtaaccaattaataattttattaccattccttttaatttgtatccacatataagtgctattgtgacatttactactggaaatgtctaaatcaatgtgaagcctataatgccactaagtcaataaatataatttctaaataattatatacttattttctagGTGTACAAcaagtacataaccaatgacttttcatacataaattttctcttttgtaagttctcatcagtaatattttaccatataattttaattgagaacttattctgaatactgtagagttatactcgtaatttttaaaaaaacttgcaactttaggTGCATCTAACCATAATAAGCTTTAGATTGAGttatcatattctattgctcataagtagaaatttcacaatcaaatattttgctttcaacccttTAATGGGACGATGACAAAAAAAtatcacaaagattataaaataaatattaattaataacccaatccctttttttattcatatgaaatataatattttcctcattcacaatctcaatatgagatctattacaaatattttttaaaagtaatgcattaaccatcacaaattttgtgctttttagatatGATATAgtagctcttctagagctttcaactaattttgttctatcaaatattagaataatatttgtttgtttcagttccaaataagataaatattttctatctgtaatgatatatttcattactacattttcacatccttcctcaaagaatactaacataaacaaaatatttgggcatacgccacatatgtggccaataatatttcagatcacattgataacataagttatctttaccctttgaagagttacTTTGAGAattctcattgttctcttatttattactatgttcccacttttagtggtccataattatatcttttattttctttatgtttgcattcacttTAGGGAATGTAACAAATCTGGTAGGACAGATTTTTAAATGCttctattgattttttatttcataatcacaatCGCAAACATGCGTGGATTTTAAATCAGAATCTATCCATTCATGTTATGATtattctccaattataataaacatgatataataaataaaacatagtaaaatatacttgaAGATCTTTAACATAATCGTCATCACCTTGACTATTATCACGAGCACATATTAATAGCAAACATATCTAATCAACAATTAtgtcttttacataaaaaaaaccaaatctaTACTTTACCCATACTTGTACAATAAATCAAAGATCGGGAATAAGAACCATAATCCATTCtgagattgaatctttcaacatccCGAAGAAGAAGTTGTAAGGGTTAAAGTTTAAGGTGAAAAAGAATTTGATCTGTGGGACGACTttgaaagattttgaaaaaaatagagaattatCGTACTGATaacgtattataaaataaagagagatggataaaataaagaacaaagaaaatatgaaagcaatagagaatgtactttattgatcaaagggatgattacaatgcttcatcaaagtctctatttataggcataagaagtataaaagaagtagagatctaattctaatggttattagaatttaaagtatatcaaaactttatcttaatcatgatagacatccacttattaaaatattaataacaaatataaattttatttagtagTGATGATTAATTTGAGATATAGTTTTATATAAACATACATCGCTAAAAATTTAGGTGTATATAATCAACATCTCCTTTGtcaattatttttctaaatacagaaaaaccatttttgtaatatatatatatacattctctTTTATTTATGCTTCTATCATATTATAGTAAAGAAACTAATCAAGTAAAGATGAATGTATATCTTCAATTGTGGtgatttaaaaatataacttatattATCTGGTTCTATTGTAGACTGATTCTTATGATctttagaatatttaaaatttcaatttgaaaaattaaaatatttttcatttttaattttttttataaaaatagaaaagcattatttaaaatttgaaatacttgcataaattttttgaatttgttatgttataaattttttggttttgggagtttttttattattataaattttgaaattataatttttattaatggattttaaattttaataaattttaattatttggtaACATATAAGATAAAATAGTTTGAAGGGATAATTTgctttgaataaaaatattagaaaacaaattgGATAACAGTATAAAGATTAaagactaatttttttttataatgtttcgtatatacaatatcaaaataagcATTTAGGGCAAAGTTTTAATGGCGGAATTATTTTGTTCTATCATCgaatgttaataaattatttctttttaataaaagatAGATAATGTaatctaaaatataatatgtGTACTGTTATGTGACCTTGAGGATGACAGAACATTTGCAAAAACAGTACGTAAACGCAAGTCTAtgggaaaaaaaaaggaacatgTTGGCTGTTGGTACTGTTCTTAATTAAAGTCAAAATGTTGAATTAGAATCCTTTTCTGTATTCCACTAAATATATCAGTTTTCCAAACAACTACCAAATAAACAATGAAGGTAAGACACAGTCAAGCTTTTCATCATTTTAACCGAACCTTTTGCTTTTTAATGCTGTCGGCGAATTGTTTAATGATCACAACACTCAACCTCTCCGTGTAGAGCTTATATATAATTCTCGACGGAAAACCCTTTctccaaaatggagaaaataTATCTATCATCATTCCTTCGAGTGATCCTAACTCTCATATTTCTCTCCACAAAACCCTCTCATGCCCTGATAGATATCGGTATTAATCCGCCATTGATCCCCAACCCTCGACTTCACAAAGCTTATATAGCTTTACAAGCTTGGAAACATGCCATGATCTCAGACCCCAATGGCTTTACTTCAAATTGGTACGGTCCCAAAGTCTGCAACTACACCGGAGTGTTTTGTGCGGCATCCCCAGATGATCCTTACGTTACGACGGTGGCCGGAATAGACATAAACCATGCAAACATAGCTGGTTCTTTACCTGAAGAGCTCGGTCTCCTCACTGATCTTTCTCTTTTCCATATAAACTCCAATCGCTTTTTTGGTAAGATACCTGAAAGTTTTAAGAAACTCAACCTTCTTTATGAGCTTGATATTAGTAATAACCAGTTTAATGGAGGGTTCCCTTACGTTGTTCTTTATTTACCTTCACTCAAATTCCTTGACATCAGATTCAACCAATTCAGTGGGTCAATCCCTTCACAGTTGTTTGATCTGAAACTTGATGCTTTGTTCTTCAACAACAACAACTTTCAATCATCTTTACCTACAAACTTGGGGAACTCTCCTGTATCAGTTATTGTGATGGCTAATAATGGCCTCACAGGTTGCTTTCCTTCGTCAAGTTTGGTGAAAATGGCAGGAATTTTAAAGGAAATTGTTATGACGAACAATGGATTTAGAGGGTGTTTAAAACCAGAACTTGGCGCGTTAAAGGGAATGAATGTGTTTGATGTTAGCTCTAATGAGCTTGTTGGGTCACTGCCAGATGCTATTGGGAAAATGGAGAGCTTAGAACAGCTTAATGTGGCTAATAATAAACTATCTGGTTATATTCCAGAAAGTATATGTTCATTGCCTAAGCTAAAGAATTTCACTTTTTCCAGTAATTTCTTCATTTCTGAACCTTCAAAGTGCCTCAAAGTGAGGTCCAAAGATGATACAAAGAATTGTATCCCATATAGGCCATTTCAAAGATCACCAATGGAATGCAAAGCTTTCTATGCACATCCACTTGATTGTAGTATCTCTGGCTGCTCACCTCCAAGTCCGCCGCCGCCGCCACCACGGATGAATCATTGGCCATGACTAAATCAAAGCTCTTAAGACTTTATTTCATTTTGGTGATGCTATCATGCATGTATGGAACttaaaatctttcttttttgtgTGTGCGGTTTTTTCTTTCGAGAATCAACatccaaattcaaattttattggtTAAGtattagtctttgtactttgaagagttgtggatttaattcttatacttttatttggtcatttttagtttctatacttttcaaattttaaaattttaattctcacCAAACAAgaactattaaattcatttagtaaagttatgttattttcataatttgatgTGACAAAtctattatcatatgtgtaatgtcatgtctcttttttatatctatatattaGTCACTAAAAATCCAATTAATAGATTAACGACTATCATTTGCATCAaggttaaaatttcaaaattgaaaaagtatagggacttagaaaGATCCAATTGGAGAAGATGGACTAAGTTTACAACTGTACACATAGTACAagactaaaaattaaatttaacaaaacaaatttatctattattgtttggtttaggactaaaatttcaaattttgaaaaagtataGTGATTAAAAGTGACTAATTcgaaaagtacaaagactaaaattgatcaaataaaagtataaggactaaattcataactttcACAAAGTACAGGAACTAAAATTagaatttaactaaattttattttctgtaCATTTCCTGGGTTGGTGAGAATAATGCTACTCGGGTTTTCTTATCTATTTCTTGCTATATTTGTTTCAGCTCACGTTCTCTTCTTCAACAAAAGAAGAAAGTGATGAAGTGATTATAAATTAAGGAAAATAAAGTTTGTTTTAATTGTAAAATGATTATTCAATAAACAAAGTTTTggccaaaaagaaaatgaaaatgacagCAAGATTCAACCTtcaataaatatgtatataaacaaGTCAAGGTGAGCTGCCGCTGTTGTTATTAATCGTGGTCTCATAGTCGACCGCTGAGGTGAGGAGATGAAGGAAAATGTTTGTACCTAATTTCCGACCTACTTAATTTATAGCTAATAAAAGGAGGaaggttttaaaatatatatataaataattactaTAAAGTAGAATACATTTGATATATTTGAACATtctaatgtttattaaaaaaagaattttatattatttataaatatggatTTTGAATAAACATTCTAAATGCCTGATAATACTTTTTTCTGTTTGTTTTCTTATCTATTGTTCCTTTTACTTTCtttgttgtttattttatatCCTGTTATTCTTGATTTATTCATCAAAATCTTCAAGGGAAATTCATGGTCTACGAAGAATAAAAGAAGCTTATAAGAGAACCAACTGCGTCAAGCTCTTGCAAGGCAATCTTCAATAGTTGCAGATCTTAGAGGATTCAATCTCACACTTAAAAAATTTCTATGAATTCTCCTAAATCGCTTAACTGCTTCAAGAATTAATTAAATCTTCATCAAGAAACCTATAAAGCCATGATCACTGGTAAAGAGAGCCAAGATTCCAGAAAAAAGAAAGCTGGAAAAAGGATTCAAACCTGCAACAGTTCATAGATTTCTAGTCCTTAACCATTAAGGTACGTCACGTACTTGAAGGTTTTTCGTCGCACAGTAATATATTTAATCACATAATacttgggttttaaaaaaaataactaaaattaattaattaattatgaaaatcgcataaaaaacaaattaattatgaaaatgtggTGTTTTCTACCGTTTTTTTTGGAGCCGCTTGACTGGTTGGTGACACTACCTTAgtgtttttttaaaatgattttttattgatGCCGTATGACACATTGGCGGCACGAAATTAAAATGTGATAAATCAAAATGTTTAGGGACTTGATAtgaaattttcctttttaaattgaCTATTGTAAGAAAAACTTATGTTTAAGGGATAATTGCTTtataaacttttcttttattattttctttttaaggtCCCTGAAATATCTCATTTAATAAATTCAACTTTTCcatatttttacttcatttttccttcaatttctcGGTTAGCAAacattgggttttttttttgttaattgctTCAGTCCCTTCTTTTAACATATCAAGCAATGGGACAGTCAAATACTTGGTGATATATGTTAGAACcgtaaaaataaaatctaatataaatttaaaattgtaaattaggaTCTATTATgtcaaattatcaaaaacaaatcAAGAATAAAATTAGATGCGAAAGCGTACCCGAATTCACCGATTTCTTGAAATCTACAGATATTggggttttgatcttccaaattagcacacaagaaattcagagaatatttgctctctcttttctaaagatgagatattagaaaaTTTATCTTATGTATAATTTGGGGATCAAAACCCTAATATATAGTTTTTgcacattaaccataatttctaatcaacccatcattaattagaaatttatACTATAGTATCTATACATATTTGAccaatactttatttaataattaaagcctaataaacattaaccaaattagatcacttttaatttgggttaacatattatgatagtaaataatatgtaattaccggccttattatatatgtgatgtccatattttccaacaatctcccacttgaataacatatattaattactctataattacatgtcattatataaccttatgagcttaAAACTTTACTATCATATCTAGAAATGTATTGCAAACAATcttgtccattaattatgttaacatagaaccaaggagactttcgttacatatatcataactaaatccatccctgatcacgtatattaacacaaccagaTGACATAGTTTaggtatggatgtgtagcatgaaaattacatgtaatatgatctaaacatgtctatttccaactggtcctccttaaccttagtgagatcaaactTTACCAAAAccagagtgtgaataaaccaaataaactttatttctgcagaaaataaacttaatatccgTAAACTGAAACAACTAAAAATGTGcttataacataaaagcatttaaaagtacaaactcccactaaaaccaaatatccttaaatgacattacacccatatgagcagTGTGCTCATGAAAAACCTTGGGTGGTTGTCCCTTAGTAAGTGGGTCCACGATCATGGAATTTGTCCCAATATGTTTTATAGGCACCTAATCACTttgaacttttactttaacaactagaaacttaaagtctatgtgctttga
Coding sequences within it:
- the LOC107915190 gene encoding leucine-rich repeat extensin-like protein 6 codes for the protein MEKIYLSSFLRVILTLIFLSTKPSHALIDIGINPPLIPNPRLHKAYIALQAWKHAMISDPNGFTSNWYGPKVCNYTGVFCAASPDDPYVTTVAGIDINHANIAGSLPEELGLLTDLSLFHINSNRFFGKIPESFKKLNLLYELDISNNQFNGGFPYVVLYLPSLKFLDIRFNQFSGSIPSQLFDLKLDALFFNNNNFQSSLPTNLGNSPVSVIVMANNGLTGCFPSSSLVKMAGILKEIVMTNNGFRGCLKPELGALKGMNVFDVSSNELVGSLPDAIGKMESLEQLNVANNKLSGYIPESICSLPKLKNFTFSSNFFISEPSKCLKVRSKDDTKNCIPYRPFQRSPMECKAFYAHPLDCSISGCSPPSPPPPPPRMNHWP